A portion of the Algisphaera agarilytica genome contains these proteins:
- a CDS encoding penicillin-binding protein activator LpoB, translating into MTKLLSTTALAVAAACFVGACTNNPARRIDPQGTETITTYDQLDIQDATDAAAELSESLLASGRLGKDGEPSIIAIDRYINNTTQQIDRDEVIKKIRVTLNKAGVAQTLTTIDSRGETGGESNIASKFAKENIDNEGSAVTPDPLVPDYALTYKILENKARAGKIRQTTFTFQMSLVDVRNGLAVWEDEKQITKQGDKSSVGW; encoded by the coding sequence ATGACCAAGCTCCTGTCCACCACCGCCCTGGCCGTCGCCGCCGCGTGCTTCGTCGGCGCCTGCACCAACAACCCCGCCCGCCGGATCGACCCGCAGGGCACCGAAACGATCACGACCTACGACCAGCTCGACATCCAGGACGCCACCGACGCGGCCGCCGAGCTCTCCGAATCGCTGCTCGCCTCGGGCCGACTCGGCAAGGACGGCGAGCCGTCGATCATCGCCATCGACCGCTACATCAACAACACCACCCAGCAGATCGACCGCGACGAGGTCATTAAGAAGATCCGCGTCACCCTCAACAAAGCCGGCGTCGCCCAAACCCTGACCACCATCGACTCCCGAGGCGAGACCGGCGGCGAAAGCAACATCGCCTCGAAGTTCGCCAAGGAAAACATCGACAACGAAGGCAGCGCCGTCACCCCCGACCCACTCGTGCCCGACTACGCCCTGACCTACAAAATCCTGGAAAACAAGGCCCGGGCCGGCAAGATCCGCCAGACCACGTTCACCTTCCAGATGTCGCTGGTCGATGTCCGCAACGGCCTCGCCGTGTGGGAAGACGAGAAGCAGATCACCAAGCAGGGCGACAAGTCCTCGGTCGGTTGGTAA
- a CDS encoding tetratricopeptide repeat protein produces the protein MMKLKTAVLTLGLVGVVALTGCKNNVVYRELGYDSYRERDYITAAEHFQAAVDKKPSDYRSQYYLGVTMLQLDKPIPAQTPLEQALALRPDDPEWTPRIADSLAEAYFQQERYETLYGFLDNMIQNYNQSSVDFLRKAKYMGLLGDADGQKTALQKAAYFAPEGDTTPYLAIADFYISVNDTPNAIQALRYGYYVDSTSDEVKDRLRGLGIVPGPTIADAPPKPELID, from the coding sequence ATGATGAAACTCAAAACCGCTGTGTTGACCTTGGGGCTCGTGGGCGTGGTCGCTCTGACCGGCTGCAAGAACAACGTCGTGTACCGCGAACTGGGATACGACAGCTACCGCGAGCGGGACTACATCACCGCCGCCGAGCACTTCCAGGCCGCGGTCGACAAAAAGCCCAGCGACTACCGCTCGCAGTACTACCTCGGCGTGACGATGCTCCAGCTGGATAAGCCCATCCCCGCCCAGACCCCGCTGGAGCAGGCCCTGGCGCTGCGACCCGACGACCCGGAGTGGACCCCCCGGATCGCCGACTCGCTGGCCGAGGCGTACTTCCAGCAAGAGCGGTACGAAACGCTGTACGGCTTCCTGGACAACATGATCCAGAACTACAACCAGTCGTCCGTGGACTTCCTGCGTAAGGCCAAGTACATGGGCTTGCTCGGCGACGCCGACGGCCAGAAGACGGCACTGCAAAAGGCTGCCTACTTCGCGCCCGAGGGCGACACCACACCGTACCTGGCGATCGCGGATTTCTACATCTCGGTCAACGACACGCCCAACGCGATCCAGGCGCTGCGCTACGGCTACTACGTCGATTCCACGAGCGACGAAGTCAAGGACCGGTTGCGTGGTTTGGGCATCGTGCCGGGCCCCACGATCGCCGACGCCCCGCCCAAGCCCGAATTGATCGACTGA
- a CDS encoding YbjQ family protein: MIVVNTETIPGYEIEQTLGIVQGNTIRAKNVGRDIAASFKNLVGGELKGYTELLTEARREAIERMLAQAQQLGADAVVNVRFTTSAVASGAAELYAYGTAVRLSASPSSAAAPGEGY, translated from the coding sequence ATGATAGTTGTGAATACCGAAACGATTCCGGGATACGAGATCGAGCAGACGCTCGGCATCGTGCAGGGCAACACGATCCGGGCCAAGAACGTTGGGCGAGATATCGCCGCGAGTTTCAAGAACTTGGTCGGGGGTGAACTCAAGGGTTACACCGAACTGCTCACCGAGGCCCGCCGCGAAGCGATCGAACGCATGCTGGCCCAGGCCCAGCAACTCGGCGCTGATGCGGTCGTTAACGTGCGCTTTACCACCAGCGCCGTCGCTTCCGGGGCCGCCGAACTCTACGCCTACGGCACGGCGGTCCGGCTGTCCGCCAGCCCATCGTCGGCCGCCGCTCCCGGGGAGGGTTACTGA
- the trkA gene encoding Trk system potassium transporter TrkA codes for MGISRFLEPSTMNIVICGAGEVGRHSAEVLSPAGHNITLIDQDPKRLAEIDEAMDIRSLVGNGTQADVLLEAGTSKADLFIGATNIDEINLLAASIATAVGCERSIARVHHSAYYEAKGLNYADHLGIDHLVCPEFTTAQAIAATLRSPGSHAVENFAKGAIEMQSITVSENAKAAGVALKDLKLPASTLVAAVERSDDAFLPVADTKVMAGDIVTLIGESKTFEKTIKLFKPEAGGRLKVMVMGGSTQGVWLCRELRNRNFAVRLFVQRVHRAQELAEKLPWVTLINGDVINSDILLDERVDQVDAFVACTDDEETNILAAARAKSMGAKSAIAVLQRPTYLHLIGHIGLDHAFSPRSTAVNEIERLLSGESVRQLAPLAEGIADVYEIRVPSLAKKVIGIPLKDVEFPARTIIAAISRGETVFVPGADDTIKPGDMVVVIAPSECGRELKKIFGG; via the coding sequence GTGGGGATTTCAAGGTTCCTGGAACCGTCGACTATGAACATTGTCATCTGCGGGGCCGGCGAGGTCGGCCGCCACTCGGCCGAGGTGCTCTCGCCCGCCGGGCACAACATCACGCTGATCGATCAGGACCCCAAGCGACTCGCCGAGATCGACGAAGCGATGGATATCCGTTCGCTGGTGGGCAACGGCACCCAGGCGGACGTGCTGCTCGAAGCCGGCACGAGCAAGGCCGACCTATTCATCGGTGCGACCAACATCGACGAGATCAACCTGCTGGCGGCCTCGATCGCCACGGCGGTGGGCTGCGAACGCTCGATCGCCCGGGTGCACCACTCGGCGTATTACGAAGCAAAGGGCCTCAACTACGCCGACCACCTGGGCATCGACCACCTGGTCTGCCCCGAGTTCACCACGGCCCAGGCCATCGCCGCGACGCTCCGCTCGCCCGGCTCCCACGCGGTCGAGAACTTCGCCAAGGGCGCGATCGAGATGCAGAGCATCACCGTTTCGGAGAACGCCAAGGCGGCGGGCGTGGCGCTCAAGGACCTGAAGCTGCCCGCCTCGACGCTGGTCGCCGCGGTGGAGCGCAGCGACGACGCCTTCCTCCCCGTGGCCGACACCAAGGTCATGGCCGGCGACATCGTGACGCTCATCGGCGAATCCAAGACGTTCGAGAAAACCATCAAGCTCTTCAAGCCCGAGGCGGGCGGCCGGCTGAAGGTCATGGTCATGGGCGGCTCGACCCAGGGCGTCTGGCTCTGCCGGGAGCTGCGCAACCGCAACTTCGCGGTCCGGCTGTTTGTGCAGCGGGTGCACCGCGCTCAGGAACTCGCCGAGAAGCTGCCGTGGGTCACGCTGATCAACGGCGACGTGATCAACTCCGACATCCTGCTCGACGAGCGCGTCGACCAGGTCGATGCCTTCGTGGCGTGCACTGACGATGAAGAAACCAACATCCTCGCCGCCGCCCGCGCCAAGAGCATGGGCGCCAAGAGCGCGATCGCGGTGCTGCAGCGCCCGACCTACCTGCACCTGATCGGCCACATCGGGCTGGACCACGCGTTCAGCCCGCGCTCCACCGCGGTGAACGAGATTGAGCGCCTGCTCAGCGGCGAGAGCGTCCGCCAGCTCGCCCCCTTGGCCGAGGGCATCGCCGATGTGTACGAGATCCGCGTGCCCAGCCTCGCCAAGAAGGTGATCGGCATCCCGCTGAAAGACGTCGAGTTCCCCGCCCGGACGATCATCGCTGCCATCAGCCGTGGCGAAACGGTCTTCGTCCCCGGAGCGGACGACACCATCAAGCCCGGCGACATGGTCGTCGTCATCGCCCCGTCGGAATGCGGTCGAGAGCTGAAAAAAATCTTCGGCGGTTGA
- a CDS encoding TrkH family potassium uptake protein, whose product MNYRNVFRQLGLLMLVLSAGMCVIVAIEWFLWSRRGMGELLGVQAMGVSALLGAVVGGGIWMTGRGVKAELMNRREALLLVATSWFIGAMVAALPFWVWATIRSNDNAADAHVFESFVACYFEAMSGLTTTGATVVSDIPGLPKSLLLWRSMTHWLGGLGIVVLFVAVLPMIGVGGKRLFNVEAPGPQQQGVRPRIKETARILWLIYMAITAAAVASYKLAGLSWFESVCHSFSVVSTGGLSTRDASMGAYNSVACDIISMVFMLLAGVNFGLMFLLVRGRWKAVYKDEELRVYLTLKMLVIVLVAANIMGTDIITTAGETVHASAMQALRFAGFQTIALHTGTGFTTADYDLWPFLSRSLLIGLMFIGGCAGSTAGGIKVIRFWIAIKVILASLERAFRPQVVRPLRVSGGIVDDEMKLGALTYCLLILLLVSVGALLIGIFETHTGGFEIDFLTAATASLSTLGNIGPGFNGIGATQNYGWFSTPSLALMSLLMMLGRLEVYAVAVLLLPRFWRGN is encoded by the coding sequence ATGAACTACCGCAACGTCTTCCGCCAACTCGGACTGCTCATGCTCGTGCTCAGCGCGGGCATGTGTGTCATCGTGGCGATCGAGTGGTTCCTCTGGTCGCGGCGCGGCATGGGGGAGCTGTTGGGCGTGCAGGCGATGGGCGTTTCGGCGCTGCTCGGGGCCGTGGTCGGCGGGGGCATCTGGATGACCGGGCGGGGCGTCAAGGCCGAGCTGATGAACCGGCGGGAGGCGTTGCTGCTGGTCGCCACGAGCTGGTTCATCGGGGCGATGGTCGCGGCGCTTCCGTTCTGGGTCTGGGCGACGATCCGCAGCAACGACAACGCGGCGGACGCCCACGTCTTCGAATCGTTCGTGGCCTGCTACTTCGAGGCGATGAGCGGGCTGACCACCACCGGGGCGACGGTGGTGTCCGACATCCCGGGGCTGCCCAAGAGCCTACTGCTATGGCGATCGATGACGCACTGGCTCGGCGGGCTGGGCATCGTCGTGTTGTTCGTCGCGGTGCTGCCGATGATCGGCGTGGGGGGCAAGCGGCTGTTCAACGTCGAGGCCCCGGGCCCGCAGCAGCAGGGCGTCCGCCCCCGCATCAAAGAAACCGCCCGCATCCTCTGGCTGATCTACATGGCCATTACCGCCGCCGCGGTGGCGTCGTACAAGCTCGCCGGGCTGTCGTGGTTCGAGAGCGTCTGCCACAGCTTCTCGGTCGTGTCGACGGGCGGGCTGTCGACGCGTGACGCGAGCATGGGGGCATACAACTCGGTGGCCTGCGACATCATCTCGATGGTGTTCATGCTGCTGGCGGGGGTGAACTTCGGGTTGATGTTCCTCCTGGTGCGCGGCCGATGGAAAGCGGTCTACAAGGACGAAGAGCTGCGGGTGTACCTGACGTTGAAGATGCTCGTGATCGTGCTGGTGGCGGCCAACATCATGGGCACCGACATCATCACCACCGCCGGGGAGACCGTGCACGCCTCGGCCATGCAGGCCCTGCGTTTCGCGGGGTTCCAGACGATCGCCCTGCACACCGGCACCGGCTTCACCACGGCCGACTACGACCTCTGGCCGTTCCTCAGCCGATCGCTCTTGATCGGGTTGATGTTCATCGGCGGCTGCGCGGGCTCCACCGCCGGGGGCATCAAGGTCATCCGCTTCTGGATCGCGATCAAGGTGATCCTGGCCTCGCTGGAGCGGGCCTTTCGGCCGCAGGTCGTACGGCCCCTGCGGGTCAGCGGCGGCATCGTGGACGACGAGATGAAACTCGGGGCCCTGACCTACTGCCTGCTCATCCTCCTGCTGGTGTCGGTGGGGGCGCTGCTCATCGGCATCTTCGAGACCCACACCGGCGGCTTCGAGATCGACTTCCTCACCGCCGCCACCGCCAGCCTCTCGACCTTGGGCAACATCGGCCCCGGGTTCAACGGCATCGGTGCCACCCAGAACTACGGCTGGTTCTCCACCCCCTCGCTCGCCCTGATGAGCCTGCTCATGATGCTCGGCCGACTCGAGGTCTACGCCGTCGCCGTCCTGCTGCTGCCGCGCTTCTGGCGGGGCAACTGA
- a CDS encoding YcfL family protein, with product MDRTLRSIAPTLLLVASLLVLPACQTVNTTERADPDYERVYIEDARVTTDNSLKKAAGLVRLNETTLDSGFLKVQAEVYNDTRERKRAHYRFEWFDADGMLIKTSLSNWKAISLAGKESQFITAVSPTKTATDFRLKLIEPEK from the coding sequence ATGGATCGAACCCTCCGCTCAATAGCTCCGACCCTGCTCCTGGTTGCCTCGCTCCTGGTTCTCCCGGCCTGTCAGACCGTGAACACCACCGAACGCGCCGACCCCGACTACGAACGGGTCTACATCGAAGACGCCCGCGTCACCACCGACAACTCCCTCAAGAAAGCCGCCGGCCTGGTCCGCCTGAACGAGACCACGCTCGACAGCGGCTTCCTCAAAGTACAGGCCGAGGTCTACAACGACACCCGTGAACGCAAGCGTGCCCACTACCGCTTCGAGTGGTTCGACGCCGACGGCATGCTGATCAAGACCTCGCTGTCGAACTGGAAAGCCATCTCGCTGGCAGGCAAAGAATCGCAGTTCATCACCGCGGTGTCCCCGACCAAGACCGCGACCGATTTCCGTCTGAAGCTCATCGAACCCGAAAAATAA